AATGGTGTAACCTTGCTCCAAGGTGCTCTCGAATCATCCAACGTTAGCATGACAGAGGAAATGTCCCAACTGGTGAACATTCAGCGTGCGTATCAATTGAACTCACGTGCAGTCGGCATCAGTGATCAAATGATGGGCATTGCTAACCAACTGAGAAGCAGATAACCCCATATCATTTCAGCATGACGGAGGAGAGGAGCATGGAACAAGGGAAGAACAAACGTTTCCCGCGTCAGACCGAAGAGGTTAAGTCAAAAGGAAAAGAGCGGGAACGGAGCGGCAAAAATTGGCGGCTGAGAGTTGCCAAAATGGTGCTGGTCCCACTCCTGCTGTTTTTCTCGCTGGTCATTGGTCTGATGATCGGATACGGAGGGGTTGGCAAGAAGCCAATGTCTGACGTATTCGATCTGGGAACCTACAAACATATGTGGGATTTAATGTTTGAAGATACGTAGAAACGAAGCTGGACAAGCCCGAACCTCTGGTTGGGGCTTCTATTTTTTCGAGGACTTGTTGTTGTGTTTGTCCACAGAGTATAATAGATCGAGTGGTTGAAAAAGGAAGTGACGAATTGAATACGGAGGGATGTCCGTGAATCTTCCTAATTTGCTTACGATCTTTCGCATCGTGCTCATCCCTTTGTACCTGTATGTCTTTTTTTCGGAGTTCCCGTATCATGTTGAAATTGCTTTAGGCATTTTGATTTTGGCGGGAGTGACCGATATTGCAGACGGGTACATCGCGCGGAAGCATAAGCTTGTGACCACCATCGGAATGATGTTAGATCCTCTGGCAGATAAATTAATGATGCTGGCGGTCATCGCCTCATTATTTTTGACGGATCGAATCAGTGTATGGGCCGCCCTGTTTTTCTTTGTGCGCGATCTGGCAATGATAGTAACAGGAGCTGTTTATCATTTCCGTGGCAAAAAAACTGTCCCGGCAAATGCCTACGGCAAGCTGACAACCGTTCTTTTGTATCTTGTCATTCCGCTCGTTATGTATCGCTATGAGTACAGTGAAGCGATACTTTGGTCGGTTATAGCGTTCTCATTTATTGCGAGCGCGATTTATCTGGCAAAGGCTCGACTATTGAACCGCATGTAAGGGTTCCTGCACGTTGAAAAAGAGCACTTCCCGCTTGTTTAGAGAGGAAGTGCCCCTTTTATCTTAACCCCGCTTGTCCGTTCAACTGGGGCGGGAGTTATGTATATTGTTTCGTTGGTCAAAGGGTATTCATGCATAGACAAGTCTAGATAAGTATGGAAATGGAGCGATACATAGTGGAAATAAAAGCACCTTTGGACATTATGCAAATTCAGGAAATCATCCCGCACCGTTACCCGTTTTTGTTGGTAGACAGAATTGAAGAGCTGGAGCTGGGAAAAAAAGCGGTTGGAATTAAAAATGTCACGATCAATGAACCGTTTTTCCAAGGCCATTTTCCTGGTTATCCAGTCATGCCTGGTGTCCTTATTGTGGAAGCATTGGCGCAGGTTGGAGCCGTAGCGATGCTCAGCATGGAGGAACATCAAGGAAAAATCGGACTGTTTGCAGGTATTGATGAATTCCGTTTCAAAGATCAGGTGAAGCCGGGAGATACACTGGTACTTGAGGTTGAGCTTACTCGTGTGCGTGGTACCGTCGGCAAAGGGCATGGAAAAGCATTGGTAAATGGGAAAGTAGTAGCAGAGGGTGGATTGATGTTTGCCCTGACAGCAGGAAATAAGGCACATTCATGATCATCTTGAATGTGCCTTTCTTTTCGGGTAGAATGGCTAATGGGCAACTCCATGCATTGAATAGGTAATTTAAAAAGTCATCTTTTGATCACGAAGTAAGTTATGAATGCTGATGATTTAATAACAAGCACTTGAAGGTGAAGAAATGACCAGACAGGTCGCAACCATATTAGATGTGCCATTTACGACTCGCGGTTTTCGTGAGACTGTCGATCATATAACAGAGCGCATACAAAGCGGTCAAAAGACCCACGTGGTGACTGCCAACCCCGAAATCGTCATGGTAGCGAGAGAAAATCGCGCTTTCCGTTCTATTGTAGAACAAGCCTATGTCGTTCCAGATGGAATTGGAATCGTGTACGCAGCCAAATGGACGAATCAGCCGATATATGAGCGCGTTACCGGTGTGGAGCTTCTGGAGGCGCTCATGGCGAAAGCCGATCAACATGAGTGGGGCGTGTATTTACTCGGCGCCAAGCCGGATGTTATTCATTTGGCAAAAGACAAACTAAGTACTCGTTATCCGAACGCCCGAATCGTCGGATGTCGGGATGGTTATTTTCGACCAGAGGAAGAAACGCAAATTGTACAAGAAATTGCAGAAGCGAAACCGCAGCTCCTGTTCGTCGCACTGGGTGCGCCCAGACAAGATGAATGGATGGCGAAGTATCGTGATCAGTTAAATGCCTCCCTGATGATGGGGGTAGGCGGAAGCTTTGACGTCATTTCCGGGAAAGTAAAGCGCGCTCCCGAGATTTGGCAAAAATTGCATTTGGAATGGTTTTATCGACTTGCTTCCGAGCCTTCTCGCTGGAAGCGTCAACTGGCTATTCCTCGGTTTGTTCTAACCGTACTGAAAGAAAAATGGAGTAGCCGTTCCTAGATGCATTCGTAGAGAGGAGAACAGTCGATGTCTACACTAATCCTCGGATTTTTGACTTCGCTGATCATAGCGTTTATTGTAACACCGTATGTAAAAAGCCTGGCTGTAAAAGTAGGAGCAGTAGATGCCCCGAATCAGCGCAAGGTACACACGCGAATTATGCCACGTATGGGTGGCTTGGCTATTTATATCGGTTATCTGGTGGCGTTCTTCCTATTTGTCCCGTATACAAGCATATCGGAAATGCTAGGGATTTTTATCGGAAGCACGATCGTTATGGTGGTCGGCATGCTCGATGACAAATACCAGCTCTCGCCAAAATGGAAGCTGCTCGGACAGTTAGTCGCAACAGTGATTGTCGTCATTCCATTTGGCTTGAAGATCGGCGTCGTGAATCTGCCCTATAGCGGAAGCATTGATTTTAGCAGTGGCTGGCTTGTCTGGCTCGCGATTCCGATCACGATGTTTTGGATTGTCGGTGTAACCAACGCAGTGAACCTGATTGACGGTCTCGATGGCTTGTCGGCAGGTGTGTCAGCAATTGCTGCAGGGACAATGGGTGTCATGGCCTTGTTGATGGATGATTACAAGGTATCGGCCTACTGTTTCGTGCTCCTTGGAGCGATCCTGGGCTTTCTCTACTTTAACTTTCATCCGGCTCGTCTGTTCATGGGCGACACCGGTTCGCTTTTCTTGGGCTTCAACCTGGCTGCACTATCCATCATGGGCTTTAAAGAAGCGTTGTTCGTTTCCTTTATCATTCCAATCGTCGTGCTGGGTGTACCGCTCTGGGATACGTTCTTCGCCATCGTGCGCAGGATCGTGAACAAAAAGCCGATTTCGAGCCCAGACAAAGGGCATTTGCATCACTGTTTGCTGAACATGGGTCTGTCGCACCGCTCGACTGTACTCACGATTTACTCGATCAGCATTTTCTTTGGGACGATGGCGATTCTGCTGACGAAGACGACGAAGTGGACTACGATTATCGTTATGGTCGCGCTACTGATTGTCATCCATCTCGGAACGGAGATTGTTGGACTTGTAAGTCGCCGTCACCGTCCATTGATCAATGCGTATCGACGGATCAAAATTAAACAGACCGAGCAACAGCGTCGGACGAATTAGCTGCAAGCCCTGCATCAATTGATGCGGGGCTTTTTCTTGCTACTTTTCCAGCTATCGACAGATAATACTTAACTTTTCGTGATGGCTTTCCGATAAAAGAAAAGACGGATAAAGTGTTTTACATATTTTTAAGAAGAGGTGAAATGAGTGTCTAGAGGCAAAGACAGAAAAACATCATGGATTTCGGCAGTCCTGTCCTTTTTATTATTAGTAACGACGCTTCTGCCGATGGGGGCGGGAGTTGCTCAAGCTGCAGGAGGCGGAATTTCCTTTACTGGCATCAGTGACAAGACAACAGCGACGAGTCCGCACATCTCCTATACACCAAAAATTACCATCCAAGGGACCTACAATGGGATTGCCGGGGAAGATTTACGCTACCGGGTAGCTACATTGAACGGTACCGAACCGAATGATACGAGCAGTATCAAACCGTACATTGATTCTGTAATGAGAACTTTTACCTTTAGAGATATTGAACTCACTCCAGGGGTAAACCAGATTAAGTTCGAAATCAAGAGCGGAGATTCTACGACGTATTTGCCAGTCATTTATGTACAGTACAACAATACACCTTTGTTCTCCAACTTGAAGTTGAATTCTGTCATGTTTGAAACAGATCCGACGATTGTAGAAGTTACAACCTCATCGAAGCGTCAACTAACCTTGGCCCTTTCTGGTAAGGCAATGAATGCAGACAATGTGGTTGTTACGAACCAGACCACAGGTCAAAACTTTAGTGACTCGACTAGCAATTCTGGTTCATTCTCTATCGAAGTAGATGCTCAGATTGGCTTGAACAAGCTGGATATTCGTGCATTTAGCAAAAATAGAGAAGTTGGGTTGATTAACCGCAGTGTGTTGGTACTCCCTAAAAGCAATTCTCAGGGAGGCGCGGATCAATTTTATAATGTAACGATAAATGCAGGCACAGAAACACCAATCATCAAAGTCCCGCCAGCGAAAAATGAATTGATTCAAGCAGGGGCGGCGGGTACCGATTTTCCAATTAGTGGGGAACTGCTCGTTAAGTTGCAAAACGGAGTGAGTGTTCTGAATGGTGCTTTGCAAGACACGACACCTCCTGATGCTCCAAAGGTGGATCGTGTGTACAATACCACGACGGATATCACTGGTTTTGCAGAAGCTCAAAGCACAGTGAAAGTGAGCAAAGGAACCACTGAAGTAACCGCTACTGCGGATGCGGCCGGAGCTTTTAAAGTAGCGTTTGCTAAGCAATCAGAAGATGTAGAGCTACAAGTCACGGCAACAGATGCCGCTGGAAACGTCAGTAAAGTAACTTATGTCAAAGTGGAAAAAGATCGTTCTGCACCGGATAAACCGATTGTGAATCCGATCAGTGAGAAAACAACGAGTGTCACAGGAACAGCAGAGCCTGGTTCCACTATTACGGTTAAAAACGGAACTACTCAATTGGCTACGGTTAAAACGGATGCAAACTCGAAGTTCTCGGTTACAATAGGTTCCCAGCCGATTGATGCAGAAATTACAGTAACCGCAACAGATGAGACTGGTAATGAAAGCGCGGCAACAATTGTAAAGGTTACAGACTCAGGTGACGCTAACGGAAATGATACGACACCACCAGATGCTCCTGTCGTAAATGCTCTTGATGATAAGGCAGCAACTGTAACAGGGACAACAGAAGATGGAGCAGAAGTCTTTGTTGCCAAGAACGGTAGTGTAGTGAGAAGCGCGGTGGCAAGCGGTACTGCCTTCACAGTGGATACCGGAGGTTTTTCTGCTGGAGATGTTTTGACTGTTTATGCAAGAGACAAGAAAGGAAACCAAGGTCCAGCTACGACAGTGAAAGTAACGTCGTCAGATAAAACTAAACCAACTGTTCCTACTGTTAATCCGATTATGAATACAGATACGAAAGTGACGGGGACAGCAGAGGCAGGCTCTTTGGTCATTGTAAAAAAGGGAGCTACTGAACTGGGGTCTGCTAATGCAACGACGGGAGGCACCTATTCGGTACCAATTCCCCGCCAGAAGTTCGGGGACGTTCTTTCTATAACGGCAACTAATAGAGTGGGGAATGTAAGTGATGTAGTAACGAAAAAAGTTGATTCAGACAAGCAACAAGGCATGTCACTTACCTTGGATGATTTAGCGACCAATCAACCAGTAGATGTAACGGCTACAAATGTAGTGGCTACTGAAGTTACAAATGTACCGCTCTCGTCCGAATACAAGCTGTATAAAGTGACAGGGAAAATACCCGCAGCCGGACTTAATACAGGCAAGACCTACGAAATGAAATTGAAGTATTCAACAGTGATCAAAAGTACCGACCCTTCCATCCCAGATCTGATCTCGGAAGCGGTTGTTGGGAACCACGCTTACCAATTCATTTATAAAAGCTCATCAGATCCTCGTTTCGGCAAGGTATTTGATATATCCACTACAACTGCACAACCAGAGATCAGAACAGACGGTAGTAAAAACGTAGTGAGTGCTCTCCCGGTAAAGGTAAAAGTAGAAGCGTTTAACATGCCAACCACTACGCCAACTATTGGTGATTTTGAAGTCTACTACAACAATACAAAAAGAGCTGCAAGCACAGATTATTTCATAACAGCTGGTAATAACGAAATAAACATCGAATTCGTGAAATTCCCTGCGAATGAGACGAATGTAAAAGTCGTTTATACGAAGGGAACGCCAACAGATACGAGTGATGACAAGGATATCTCCTTCAAGCTCAGCCCTGAAGTTGTACCATCACTATTGTTCTACTACACCACTTCCAACGTGGAAAAGGTAATCGACAGCACCTTGGAAATTCCTGACCCAAGACCATCGAATTTTGCGATCGATGGCAACGTTTTTAGAGGGAAGATGTATAACTACAAACTGAATAGCGGCAATATGGTCGTTACCCTGAACAATAGTAAGACAGCGTTACCCTATAGTGTTGGGCCTACAAGCGGTGGTGCAGTACAGTTTACTATCGATAAAAGCCAGTTTACGAGTGGTTCTGCATGGAATCTGAACCAGGGTAACAACACGTTGGTTTTTGAACTGAAAGATGAACCAAATGTAAAGTTCACCTACAACATTTTCTACAACACAGAAAAAACGCCAAAGATTCAAAATGTAAAAATGAAAGTAGTTCAAGGCAAAGATAACGATGTAGAGCTGGAGAAAAAGTCTACAGATAAAGCGTTCCAAACCTCCGCGTACTTCCTGCGTCAATTTACATTTGATGTTGAGAATGTACAACAAGATGCGGTTGTGACGATCAGAAAAGATGGTAACGTCATTGCGAAGTACAAGATGACAGATGATTCGGGGGACTGGGACTTCCTGGACAACGACTCCGATTATCGCAAAGCTCGTGATGCAGCAATTAAAGGAAACACTTCTGACTTGGGTACCATTTTTGATGATAGTACGTTCTCTAGAGGTAGAGATACATCGAATACATTCAAGTTCAATGCAGAAATGGGCTCGAGAGATTATGGTGAAGAGCTGATTGGAGAACTGGATGGAGATATGGGATTGTCGGCTGATGATCTGGAAAGCAGATTAAAGCTATTCCCATTGACGCTCTCCAAAGGTACCTCCACGAACTACGAAATTGAAGTGACACAAGGATCGATCGTTACTCGTCAAACCGTGTCGATCAACCAAGAAACGCAAGCATGGACAGTAGTTTCTCCGAAGAAACTGGCTAATGCCCAATACATTACCGTGAACTCCAACTCTGTTCCATTGCGAATTTTTGCCGAAAAAGCAACGAAGGTCTTAATCGGTAAAACAGAAGCAGTAGCGTACAATACAAAAGATCCTGATTTTGAATATGATGAAGATACAGGCAAGCTTGTACCAGAATCATATTACGTGTTCGAAACCAATGTAGCGTTGAAGCCAGGTTTGAACACGATTAAGTACACGGTTCAATTTGGTGCAAACAGTTACAAAGACGAAGTGAAGATTTACAACACAAACTCCGCAGTCGGTGGTGCGGAAAGCAGAGAAGTACTTGGTAAAAAATTAGCCTTTAGCCTGTTTGACAAATCGTTTGAGCTGAAGTTCCCGAAAGGAACTATACTGCTGGCACCATCTGATAATCGTACTGGCTCAGGGATTAATGCACCAGCGACAGATATTTTTACAGACGTTCCGCTTTATTTCGGAATGGCAGATCGTACAAATGGTCGAGTCAATCTGGATGACGATGAGCTCAGAGAGGACATGGAAGATTTGTTGAGCCTTTCCTCTGATTTCAACTACGCAAGTCCGCTCTACTTTGTGGATGCAGGTAACTCTGTGCCTGGAGCAGGAGATGGCGATGAAGAACGCGCACCAGGTGGGCGTGATCCATACTTTGAAGGTACTGTCAACAATGCTGAAATGGAGCCATTCATTAAGCGTTGGAAGAACAATCTGGTTCCAAGCAAAGTAGGTACCGTTACGATCAAGTACGATGGCTCCATCGTAAATGCAGCCAACAATATTTTGACAGTCTTCTACAACAACGGGGATGAGTGGATCAACCTGGGTGGGGTAGTTAACACGTCCAAAAAGACTGTAACAGTACCATTCGAAGGATTCGGTTATTACATGGTCATGAAAACACGTGAAACGTTCTCCGATGTCATCACGCATCCATTTGCGCGTGACGCTATTGAGACGCTTTACGCAAAAGGAATTATGGCCGATGCACCAGGTAGTGGATTCGGTACAGAGTTGAAAATCACTCGTGGTGAGTTTGCGACCATGATTGTGAAAGCACTCGACCTGCCAATCAACGATGGTCCGTACACAGACAGTAGACAAAACCACCCAGCAGAGCCTACCTTTACTGATGTACGACCTAGTGATGATGATTGGAATTACCAGTACAAGTACATTGAAACAGCGGCGCGTGCTGGTATTATCCGCGGAAAAGATCCGCGTGCTTTCTATCCAGATGATTCGCTTACGCGTGAAGAAGCTGCGATTATCGTCGCTCGTGCAATGAACTTAAAGCTTAGCACTCCGGAAGCAGCGGCAATCGCGCTTGGCAAGATGTATACAGATGGCCAACTGACCGGGCACTATGCAACACCAGCTGTATTGGCTGTATCCAAAGCCAAAATTATGAACGGTGAGGCAAACGATCCATCGGCTAAGAAGCCAACGTTTAGATTTGTACCAAGAGGAGACCTCACTCGTGCTGAAATGGCGATGATCACGATTCGCATCATGGTCCAACTCAAAAAGCTGCCTAAGCAGTAAGCCGAGATATTTCGTCATATATAATAGAAGAAAAGCTGAAGAGGTCATCGCCTCTTCAGCTTTTTTCATTGAAAAATTACTCTTCTTCCACATCTCCAACCGCGTCTACAGGAACCTCCACATATTCCTTCTCCCCCAGCGTGATCTGAGCTTGTCCATTCGTCAAATCAACCATCCGCGCGACAAACTCATTCTGTTCACCCTCAGGGATTAGCACATGTGCCGTGACCTTATCTGTAAAATCCGTACCACTCACGCGATGTTCGCCTAGACGCAGTTCGTTCTCAACCTTGCCCCACCACGTATAGTCCACGCTGACAGAGATCGTCTGATGCAACGTGTGCACCACGATCTTTGCAGCCTTCAATGCAGTGACCGTTCCAGCTGTATAAGCCCGAACGAGTCCGCCAGCCCCCAGCTTGATTCCGCCGAAATAGCGAGTGACGACCACGACCGTATCCTTCACGCCGTTTTTCTTGATGCATTCCAGGATCGGCTTGCCTGCCGTACCGCTAGGCTCCCCATCATCACTCGAGCGCTGAATCTGGTCGTTTTCACCGATGACAAAAGCGGAACAGTTATGGGTAGCGTCCCAGTGCTTCTTTTTGATCATCGCGATAAATGCAGTCGCTTCTTCCTCAGTGGTAACCCGCTGGGCATATCCGATAAAACGGGAGCGCTCAATGACGATATAGTCCTCACCGTAGCCAGCGATGGTTTTGTATTGGGTAAGCATCGTACTATCACCTCAAGAAAAGGATAGCATGCCAAAGAAATGTTGGCGAATACTGAAATGTTTTTGACACATAATCGTAGTACTCTATGTGGTGCATGTGGAATAAAAAAGGAAAGGGAGGAGCTACTTATGATTCCCTTATGAAAATGCTGGTATGGCATAATTTTGCGTGTGAGAAGGATAACTCTGTGATATAGTGATCTTGGGACAAACCACATATTTAATGTGGTTAATAATTTTATGCTCAATATAAAATAAAGGAGTGGAGTTCAGTGAATTTTCCATATTCGAAAAAGAAATGGATGTCTATCAGTTTGGCGGCATTATTAACAACAGCACTTGGCGCAGGAACCTTGACAGCATCTGCGAATACAGGCTCCGATCAAGCAAAGGCACCTACCACTGTACAAGCATCTACCGATAAAGTAGCGGCTGAGACAGCCAAAGATAATACGACAACGCCTGATACTGCCGCAGCAGATGAGTTGACGTTGGATAAAGCGATTGAACAAGCTTTGAAAACCAACGTCACATTGCAAAATGCTCGTTTGGATGCGAAAAATGCAGATATTAGCAACTCAATGACCTATAGAAGCACGGCACAAATAACAGCAGACATGCTGGAATCCTTGAGCGATGCACAGGGAAAGTATGTGAGCAGCGCCACAAGTGAAATGACCAGGAAGCTGAATGCCCTCGCTGTTAAGTCTACAGAAGGAAAAATCAAGATGGGCGCACAAGATGTCTATTACAAACTGATTTTTGCTCAAGATGACGTGAACCTGAAAAAACAAAGCTTGGCCCGTGCTGAAGCACAACTGAAAGTAGCCAAGGCTGCATTTGGTGTAGGAACGAACGCGAAGACAGACGTCCTTGAAGCAGAAATGGGCGTAGCTGGTGCAAAGGCTGATTTGACGAACGCGGAAAATAGCCTGGAAATTGCCATGATGAATCTGAATGATTTCCTTGGCGTTGATCTGCAAAAAG
The window above is part of the Brevibacillus antibioticus genome. Proteins encoded here:
- a CDS encoding CDP-alcohol phosphatidyltransferase family protein; this translates as MSVNLPNLLTIFRIVLIPLYLYVFFSEFPYHVEIALGILILAGVTDIADGYIARKHKLVTTIGMMLDPLADKLMMLAVIASLFLTDRISVWAALFFFVRDLAMIVTGAVYHFRGKKTVPANAYGKLTTVLLYLVIPLVMYRYEYSEAILWSVIAFSFIASAIYLAKARLLNRM
- the fabZ gene encoding 3-hydroxyacyl-ACP dehydratase FabZ, with amino-acid sequence MEIKAPLDIMQIQEIIPHRYPFLLVDRIEELELGKKAVGIKNVTINEPFFQGHFPGYPVMPGVLIVEALAQVGAVAMLSMEEHQGKIGLFAGIDEFRFKDQVKPGDTLVLEVELTRVRGTVGKGHGKALVNGKVVAEGGLMFALTAGNKAHS
- a CDS encoding WecB/TagA/CpsF family glycosyltransferase — encoded protein: MTRQVATILDVPFTTRGFRETVDHITERIQSGQKTHVVTANPEIVMVARENRAFRSIVEQAYVVPDGIGIVYAAKWTNQPIYERVTGVELLEALMAKADQHEWGVYLLGAKPDVIHLAKDKLSTRYPNARIVGCRDGYFRPEEETQIVQEIAEAKPQLLFVALGAPRQDEWMAKYRDQLNASLMMGVGGSFDVISGKVKRAPEIWQKLHLEWFYRLASEPSRWKRQLAIPRFVLTVLKEKWSSRS
- a CDS encoding Ig-like domain-containing protein yields the protein MSRGKDRKTSWISAVLSFLLLVTTLLPMGAGVAQAAGGGISFTGISDKTTATSPHISYTPKITIQGTYNGIAGEDLRYRVATLNGTEPNDTSSIKPYIDSVMRTFTFRDIELTPGVNQIKFEIKSGDSTTYLPVIYVQYNNTPLFSNLKLNSVMFETDPTIVEVTTSSKRQLTLALSGKAMNADNVVVTNQTTGQNFSDSTSNSGSFSIEVDAQIGLNKLDIRAFSKNREVGLINRSVLVLPKSNSQGGADQFYNVTINAGTETPIIKVPPAKNELIQAGAAGTDFPISGELLVKLQNGVSVLNGALQDTTPPDAPKVDRVYNTTTDITGFAEAQSTVKVSKGTTEVTATADAAGAFKVAFAKQSEDVELQVTATDAAGNVSKVTYVKVEKDRSAPDKPIVNPISEKTTSVTGTAEPGSTITVKNGTTQLATVKTDANSKFSVTIGSQPIDAEITVTATDETGNESAATIVKVTDSGDANGNDTTPPDAPVVNALDDKAATVTGTTEDGAEVFVAKNGSVVRSAVASGTAFTVDTGGFSAGDVLTVYARDKKGNQGPATTVKVTSSDKTKPTVPTVNPIMNTDTKVTGTAEAGSLVIVKKGATELGSANATTGGTYSVPIPRQKFGDVLSITATNRVGNVSDVVTKKVDSDKQQGMSLTLDDLATNQPVDVTATNVVATEVTNVPLSSEYKLYKVTGKIPAAGLNTGKTYEMKLKYSTVIKSTDPSIPDLISEAVVGNHAYQFIYKSSSDPRFGKVFDISTTTAQPEIRTDGSKNVVSALPVKVKVEAFNMPTTTPTIGDFEVYYNNTKRAASTDYFITAGNNEINIEFVKFPANETNVKVVYTKGTPTDTSDDKDISFKLSPEVVPSLLFYYTTSNVEKVIDSTLEIPDPRPSNFAIDGNVFRGKMYNYKLNSGNMVVTLNNSKTALPYSVGPTSGGAVQFTIDKSQFTSGSAWNLNQGNNTLVFELKDEPNVKFTYNIFYNTEKTPKIQNVKMKVVQGKDNDVELEKKSTDKAFQTSAYFLRQFTFDVENVQQDAVVTIRKDGNVIAKYKMTDDSGDWDFLDNDSDYRKARDAAIKGNTSDLGTIFDDSTFSRGRDTSNTFKFNAEMGSRDYGEELIGELDGDMGLSADDLESRLKLFPLTLSKGTSTNYEIEVTQGSIVTRQTVSINQETQAWTVVSPKKLANAQYITVNSNSVPLRIFAEKATKVLIGKTEAVAYNTKDPDFEYDEDTGKLVPESYYVFETNVALKPGLNTIKYTVQFGANSYKDEVKIYNTNSAVGGAESREVLGKKLAFSLFDKSFELKFPKGTILLAPSDNRTGSGINAPATDIFTDVPLYFGMADRTNGRVNLDDDELREDMEDLLSLSSDFNYASPLYFVDAGNSVPGAGDGDEERAPGGRDPYFEGTVNNAEMEPFIKRWKNNLVPSKVGTVTIKYDGSIVNAANNILTVFYNNGDEWINLGGVVNTSKKTVTVPFEGFGYYMVMKTRETFSDVITHPFARDAIETLYAKGIMADAPGSGFGTELKITRGEFATMIVKALDLPINDGPYTDSRQNHPAEPTFTDVRPSDDDWNYQYKYIETAARAGIIRGKDPRAFYPDDSLTREEAAIIVARAMNLKLSTPEAAAIALGKMYTDGQLTGHYATPAVLAVSKAKIMNGEANDPSAKKPTFRFVPRGDLTRAEMAMITIRIMVQLKKLPKQ
- a CDS encoding TolC family protein; translated protein: MNFPYSKKKWMSISLAALLTTALGAGTLTASANTGSDQAKAPTTVQASTDKVAAETAKDNTTTPDTAAADELTLDKAIEQALKTNVTLQNARLDAKNADISNSMTYRSTAQITADMLESLSDAQGKYVSSATSEMTRKLNALAVKSTEGKIKMGAQDVYYKLIFAQDDVNLKKQSLARAEAQLKVAKAAFGVGTNAKTDVLEAEMGVAGAKADLTNAENSLEIAMMNLNDFLGVDLQKEWKIVSANKKMAPISITLKDAEKEALSKRLEITKEEEELKLAELNVKLITEYTAASTLAGQKARNNVEKSKLAIEEAKRTVSKDITQAYLNLNTAREAIDFQKAAKDSAAESYRLKNLRYENGLATTLEVIQSEEALSTRENAYQKAVLSYNLAVVNFENALGN
- a CDS encoding DNA-directed RNA polymerase subunit beta, which produces MEQGKNKRFPRQTEEVKSKGKERERSGKNWRLRVAKMVLVPLLLFFSLVIGLMIGYGGVGKKPMSDVFDLGTYKHMWDLMFEDT
- a CDS encoding YigZ family protein, with amino-acid sequence MLTQYKTIAGYGEDYIVIERSRFIGYAQRVTTEEEATAFIAMIKKKHWDATHNCSAFVIGENDQIQRSSDDGEPSGTAGKPILECIKKNGVKDTVVVVTRYFGGIKLGAGGLVRAYTAGTVTALKAAKIVVHTLHQTISVSVDYTWWGKVENELRLGEHRVSGTDFTDKVTAHVLIPEGEQNEFVARMVDLTNGQAQITLGEKEYVEVPVDAVGDVEEE
- a CDS encoding glycosyltransferase family 4 protein; amino-acid sequence: MSTLILGFLTSLIIAFIVTPYVKSLAVKVGAVDAPNQRKVHTRIMPRMGGLAIYIGYLVAFFLFVPYTSISEMLGIFIGSTIVMVVGMLDDKYQLSPKWKLLGQLVATVIVVIPFGLKIGVVNLPYSGSIDFSSGWLVWLAIPITMFWIVGVTNAVNLIDGLDGLSAGVSAIAAGTMGVMALLMDDYKVSAYCFVLLGAILGFLYFNFHPARLFMGDTGSLFLGFNLAALSIMGFKEALFVSFIIPIVVLGVPLWDTFFAIVRRIVNKKPISSPDKGHLHHCLLNMGLSHRSTVLTIYSISIFFGTMAILLTKTTKWTTIIVMVALLIVIHLGTEIVGLVSRRHRPLINAYRRIKIKQTEQQRRTN